In Pseudoliparis swirei isolate HS2019 ecotype Mariana Trench chromosome 11, NWPU_hadal_v1, whole genome shotgun sequence, a genomic segment contains:
- the LOC130201271 gene encoding G patch domain-containing protein 2-like isoform X1 has protein sequence MAVVRPTNLFMWTCVCLPVVCWMFVSSSMMDELVQDLVSALEQTSEQKKLGELWEEMVLSPLHQRRQIRRRRVRKRYRESSFYPLEHRRCWIEASESSLDETKGYRENSSSAVAASVANCSDSDDVTSTHRWRSVVRGPVRTRQPSWPESDSFTENNAGRHLRRRRKVKRMTSDITVRLQQKLKVSAADGKRRHRPSRMQHLPGSKKRSGGCVGADRQAEGARLMGKEGWKRKMAKEHRDAADENMSEGETSSTCSSDPGLFTNDEGRQGDDEQSDWFFEGDCGVGKGVAGLLPVEDNRPPPTFLQPARPSQRGYRYHSALKPAPGAAACCIRKERRRLPSKGTSMPVFVERLRNLSHDPYQRDFWLPSVGKRDRSQLSPLCPLPVCPIDMVSESSHLRCSTSMCRNRQTNVSCAYRPRSDTRRRRTTEAVSVTSSASNPFHKDPRKEEAQGASTSSTPEAVGPSAPGSQSPPLPQRGREEPE, from the exons ATGGCTGTTGTACGTCCGACTAATCTATTTATGTGGACTTGCGTTTGTTTACCTGTTGTGTGCTGGATGTTTGTCTCCAGCAGCATGATGGATGAGCTGGTGCAGGACCTGGTGTCTGCTCTGGAGCAGACCTCGGAGCAGAAGAAGCTGGGCGAGCTGTGGGAGGAAATGGTCCTGAGTCCGCTGCACCAGCGCCGGCAGATCCGCCGCCGCAGAGTCCGCAAGCGCTACCGTGAATCTTCCTTCTATCCGCTGGAGCACAGGCGATGCTGGATTGAGGCCTCCGAGTCCAGTTTGGACGAGACGAAAGGATACAGGGAGAACTCGTCCTCCGCCGTCGCCGCCTCGGTGGCCAACTGCAGCGACTCTGACGACGTGACTTCGACCCACCGATGGCGCTCCGTCGTGAGAGGCCCGGTCAGGACTAGGCAGCCCTCCTGGCCAGAGTCCGACTCCTTCACGGAGAACAACGCAGGGCGGCATCTCAGGAGGCGGCGGAAGGTCAAACGCATGACCTCGGACATCACAGTTAGGTTGCAGCAGAAGTTAAAGGTTTCTGCCGCGGATGGGAAACGGAGACACAGGCCGTCTAGGATGCAGCATCTGCCGGGGTCCAAGAAGAGGTCCGGCGGTTGCGTGGGAGCAGACCGGCAGGCGGAAGGAGCCAGGCTGATGGGAAAGGAGGgctggaagaggaagatggCCAAGGAACACCGGGATGCCGCTGATGAGAACATGTCTGAGGG GGAGACCAGCAGCACGTGCAGCAGCGACCCTGGTCTGTTCACCAATGACGAGGGAAGACAAG GGGACGACGAGCAGAGCGACTGGTTCTTCGAGGGGGACTGTGGAGTCGGGAAGGGCGTGGCCGGCCTGCTGCCCGTCGAGGACAACCGGCCCCCGCCTACTTTCCTGCAACCGGCACGGCCCTCTCAGAGAG GGTATCGGTATCATTCAGCGCTCAAGCCGGCGCCGGGCGCTGCTGCGTGCTGCataaggaaggagaggaggcggcTTCCCAGCAAG GGCACCAGCATGCCAGTGTTTGTAGAGAGACTCAGAAACCTCTCCCATGATCCTTACCAGAGAGA CTTCTGGCTGCCTTCTGTTGGAAAAAGAGACCGGAGCCAG TTGAGCCCTTTGTGCCCATTACCAGTGTGTCCTATTGACATGGTGTCAGAGAGCTCCCATCTCAGATGTTCCACCTCAATGTGCAGAAACAG GCAGACTAACGTCTCCTGTGCATACCGGCCCCGGAGTGacacccggaggaggaggacaacggAGGCTGTGTCCGTCACATCATCAG CTAGCAACCCATTTCACAAGGATCCCCGGAAAGAAGAGGCACAGGGAGCCAGTACCAGCTCAACCCCAGAGGCTGTGGGACCAAGTGCTCCAGGTTCACAGAGTCCACCTCTTCCCCAGAGGGGCCGTGAGGAACCTGAATAG
- the LOC130201271 gene encoding G patch domain-containing protein 2-like isoform X2: MAGRKCVWCPSCAEKQNKTSCDCSMMDELVQDLVSALEQTSEQKKLGELWEEMVLSPLHQRRQIRRRRVRKRYRESSFYPLEHRRCWIEASESSLDETKGYRENSSSAVAASVANCSDSDDVTSTHRWRSVVRGPVRTRQPSWPESDSFTENNAGRHLRRRRKVKRMTSDITVRLQQKLKVSAADGKRRHRPSRMQHLPGSKKRSGGCVGADRQAEGARLMGKEGWKRKMAKEHRDAADENMSEGETSSTCSSDPGLFTNDEGRQGDDEQSDWFFEGDCGVGKGVAGLLPVEDNRPPPTFLQPARPSQRGYRYHSALKPAPGAAACCIRKERRRLPSKGTSMPVFVERLRNLSHDPYQRDFWLPSVGKRDRSQLSPLCPLPVCPIDMVSESSHLRCSTSMCRNRQTNVSCAYRPRSDTRRRRTTEAVSVTSSASNPFHKDPRKEEAQGASTSSTPEAVGPSAPGSQSPPLPQRGREEPE, from the exons ATGGCAGGGCGGAAGTGCGTCTGGTGTCCCAGCTgtgcagaaaaacaaaacaagacgagCTGCGACTG CAGCATGATGGATGAGCTGGTGCAGGACCTGGTGTCTGCTCTGGAGCAGACCTCGGAGCAGAAGAAGCTGGGCGAGCTGTGGGAGGAAATGGTCCTGAGTCCGCTGCACCAGCGCCGGCAGATCCGCCGCCGCAGAGTCCGCAAGCGCTACCGTGAATCTTCCTTCTATCCGCTGGAGCACAGGCGATGCTGGATTGAGGCCTCCGAGTCCAGTTTGGACGAGACGAAAGGATACAGGGAGAACTCGTCCTCCGCCGTCGCCGCCTCGGTGGCCAACTGCAGCGACTCTGACGACGTGACTTCGACCCACCGATGGCGCTCCGTCGTGAGAGGCCCGGTCAGGACTAGGCAGCCCTCCTGGCCAGAGTCCGACTCCTTCACGGAGAACAACGCAGGGCGGCATCTCAGGAGGCGGCGGAAGGTCAAACGCATGACCTCGGACATCACAGTTAGGTTGCAGCAGAAGTTAAAGGTTTCTGCCGCGGATGGGAAACGGAGACACAGGCCGTCTAGGATGCAGCATCTGCCGGGGTCCAAGAAGAGGTCCGGCGGTTGCGTGGGAGCAGACCGGCAGGCGGAAGGAGCCAGGCTGATGGGAAAGGAGGgctggaagaggaagatggCCAAGGAACACCGGGATGCCGCTGATGAGAACATGTCTGAGGG GGAGACCAGCAGCACGTGCAGCAGCGACCCTGGTCTGTTCACCAATGACGAGGGAAGACAAG GGGACGACGAGCAGAGCGACTGGTTCTTCGAGGGGGACTGTGGAGTCGGGAAGGGCGTGGCCGGCCTGCTGCCCGTCGAGGACAACCGGCCCCCGCCTACTTTCCTGCAACCGGCACGGCCCTCTCAGAGAG GGTATCGGTATCATTCAGCGCTCAAGCCGGCGCCGGGCGCTGCTGCGTGCTGCataaggaaggagaggaggcggcTTCCCAGCAAG GGCACCAGCATGCCAGTGTTTGTAGAGAGACTCAGAAACCTCTCCCATGATCCTTACCAGAGAGA CTTCTGGCTGCCTTCTGTTGGAAAAAGAGACCGGAGCCAG TTGAGCCCTTTGTGCCCATTACCAGTGTGTCCTATTGACATGGTGTCAGAGAGCTCCCATCTCAGATGTTCCACCTCAATGTGCAGAAACAG GCAGACTAACGTCTCCTGTGCATACCGGCCCCGGAGTGacacccggaggaggaggacaacggAGGCTGTGTCCGTCACATCATCAG CTAGCAACCCATTTCACAAGGATCCCCGGAAAGAAGAGGCACAGGGAGCCAGTACCAGCTCAACCCCAGAGGCTGTGGGACCAAGTGCTCCAGGTTCACAGAGTCCACCTCTTCCCCAGAGGGGCCGTGAGGAACCTGAATAG